Proteins co-encoded in one Acipenser ruthenus chromosome 3, fAciRut3.2 maternal haplotype, whole genome shotgun sequence genomic window:
- the LOC131721079 gene encoding uncharacterized protein LOC131721079: MSASRPVPSSSGGSGSSCSSPPGGDRGGSCFSPPSSRPSDSDSESSGGVLGRGAPGHEGGSGSSTSPLCSVADGFLFWGSGPRLSSSIKAAPGVNTTLGCIVATSPGVDVQASPGGDVQASPGGDVQASPGGDVQASPGGVLEAPPGGVLEASLGGVVEASPGGVAEASPGGGMEASPGGDMQASPGDGDLASQGDGELASPGNGDGGSAVQAWRP, translated from the coding sequence ATGTCAGCATCACGTCCTGTTCCCTCATCTAgtggaggcagcggcagctcctgctcctctcctcctggtggAGACCGAGGTggctcctgcttctctcctccTAGCTCCAGACCCTCCGACAGCGACAGCGAAAGCTCCGGTGGTgtactcgggaggggagcccctggccatgaaggcggcagcgggagctccacttctcccttgtgCTCTGTAGCTGACGGCTTccttttctggggctccggccccaGACTTTCCAGCAGCATAAAGGCTGCTCCTGGAGTTAACACCACCTTGGGCTGCATCGTGGCGACATCCCCAGGCGTTgatgtgcaggcatccccaggcggtgatgtgcaggcatccccaggcggtgatgtgcaggcatccccaggcggtgatgTGCaagcatccccgggcggtgtcttGGAGGCACCCCCGGGCGGTGTCTTGGAGGCATCTCTGGGCGGTGTCgtggaggcatccccgggtggtgtcgcggaggcatccccgggcggtggcatggaggcatccccgggcggtgacatgcaggcatccccgggcgatggcgatcTGGCATCCCAGGGCGAtggtgaactggcatccccgggcaatgGTGATGGTGGCTCGGCGGTGCAGGCTTGGCGGCCCTAG